In one Armatimonadota bacterium genomic region, the following are encoded:
- a CDS encoding sigma-70 family RNA polymerase sigma factor, producing the protein MSESSAKKPNDAEALVQRYLEDPRPDTKDLIIVHYSGMVERIARRYAGSEPLDDLVQVGYIGLLNALSKFDAGVGVQFNTYATHLIAGEIKHYLRDRAQTIRHPAWLQELRHKVNKASQALQAELQRQPTEREIAERIGSSESAVQEVIASLETVKLASLDVTAGDDGEGDSDLEKLDAALSSIEQVSVEDRVLLESAMEQLRDLEREVLCLFHFDALNQTEIANRLGISCNYVSHILRQSLTKLRKILNKDDAEERNLRSSSPEERTVLDPELGIYDEDYFRARLSEEAHRAVSLETTVSVILVEIDGLRELRGFYGEDTARDFLIDSAAFLKQSLRALDLVCRNGSTGFGLILPGTGGNIEAVKDRVQRRVDQWLVSRISGQGAVKFHFGWASAPDDGRGGADLIKVAMRRMGGGSGQIAA; encoded by the coding sequence ATGTCAGAGTCATCGGCAAAAAAACCTAACGATGCGGAGGCGTTGGTCCAACGGTACTTGGAAGACCCGCGGCCCGACACAAAAGACCTCATCATCGTGCACTATTCGGGGATGGTGGAGCGCATCGCCCGGCGTTATGCGGGCAGCGAGCCGCTGGACGACCTTGTCCAAGTGGGCTACATCGGCCTGCTGAACGCCCTGAGCAAATTCGACGCGGGGGTCGGCGTGCAATTCAACACGTACGCCACGCACCTCATCGCTGGCGAGATCAAACACTATTTGCGCGACCGGGCCCAAACGATCCGGCACCCGGCTTGGTTGCAAGAACTCCGCCACAAGGTCAACAAGGCCAGCCAAGCGCTCCAAGCCGAGCTGCAACGCCAACCGACCGAGCGGGAAATCGCCGAGCGGATCGGCTCTAGCGAATCGGCGGTTCAAGAAGTCATTGCCAGCCTGGAGACCGTGAAGCTGGCCTCGCTCGACGTGACGGCGGGCGACGACGGCGAAGGGGACAGCGACCTTGAAAAGCTCGACGCGGCCCTGAGCAGCATCGAGCAAGTGAGCGTGGAAGACCGCGTGCTGCTGGAATCGGCAATGGAACAGCTCCGCGACCTTGAACGCGAGGTTTTGTGCCTGTTCCACTTCGATGCGCTCAACCAAACCGAGATCGCCAACCGGCTCGGCATCAGCTGCAACTACGTCTCCCACATCCTGCGCCAATCCCTCACCAAGCTCCGCAAGATCCTTAACAAAGATGACGCGGAAGAACGGAACCTGCGCAGCTCTTCGCCCGAAGAGCGGACGGTGTTGGATCCCGAGTTGGGGATTTACGACGAAGACTATTTCCGGGCGCGGTTGAGCGAAGAAGCCCACCGGGCGGTGAGTTTGGAAACCACTGTCAGCGTAATTTTGGTCGAAATCGACGGGCTACGGGAACTCCGCGGCTTTTATGGCGAAGACACGGCGCGCGATTTCTTGATCGATTCCGCCGCCTTCCTCAAGCAGAGCCTGCGGGCACTGGACCTGGTGTGCCGGAACGGATCCACGGGTTTTGGGCTCATCCTGCCCGGGACGGGCGGCAATATCGAAGCCGTCAAGGATCGCGTCCAACGGAGGGTCGACCAATGGTTGGTGTCGCGCATTTCTGGCCAAGGGGCCGTCAAGTTCCACTTTGGCTGGGCTTCGGCACCGGATGACGGCCGCGGCGGCGCAGACTTGATCAAGGTAGCGATGCGCCGCATGGGCGGCGGATCTGGCCAA
- a CDS encoding type II secretion system F family protein — MPYFAYTAVDPTGKQVKAVMEADHEALILNRLREQQLQILDIKEIKKKKVATIGKGKVKMKSIVVFSRQFATMIDAGIPILRCLEILSTQCKDPVLKPVLDMVASDVKSGITLNEALAKHPTIFSKLYVNMIRAAEIGGILDTILDRLSGFLEYESEVKGKIKSAMMYPVLVLCFSQIMLFVLFSFVLPKFKEIFDGMDVELPAITAALFAMGDFMQKSWWMILIAMGAAFFGLKSYSKTPKGKYQTDFIKLKVPVMGELALKMSVARFCRTLGTLINSGVPMMRSLEIVAETLGNQVLTNAVDQTRLAIREGNKLSMPLANSGLFPAMVTQMIDIGEESGRLSEMLVKVGDFYDSEVEQTVKGLTSMIEPLLIIFLGVVVGFIAISVMTPIFKLVNSVK, encoded by the coding sequence ATGCCGTACTTCGCATACACAGCAGTCGATCCGACAGGGAAACAGGTCAAAGCCGTTATGGAGGCTGACCATGAGGCCCTGATATTGAACCGCTTGCGCGAACAGCAGTTGCAGATTCTGGACATCAAAGAGATCAAGAAGAAGAAAGTCGCGACGATCGGCAAGGGCAAGGTCAAGATGAAGTCGATCGTGGTGTTTTCACGCCAGTTCGCGACCATGATCGACGCCGGGATCCCGATCCTCCGCTGCTTGGAAATCCTCAGCACCCAATGCAAAGACCCGGTGTTGAAGCCAGTTTTGGACATGGTGGCGAGCGATGTCAAAAGCGGGATCACGCTGAACGAGGCGCTGGCCAAGCACCCGACGATTTTCTCGAAGCTTTATGTAAACATGATCCGCGCCGCCGAAATCGGCGGGATCTTGGATACGATCCTCGACCGCCTCAGCGGGTTCTTGGAGTACGAATCCGAGGTCAAGGGCAAGATCAAGTCCGCGATGATGTACCCGGTCTTGGTTTTGTGCTTCAGCCAAATCATGCTGTTTGTGCTGTTCAGTTTTGTCCTTCCCAAGTTCAAAGAGATTTTCGATGGGATGGATGTCGAGCTACCCGCCATCACCGCCGCTTTGTTTGCGATGGGTGATTTCATGCAGAAATCCTGGTGGATGATCCTGATCGCGATGGGGGCCGCGTTCTTTGGCCTCAAATCCTATTCAAAGACCCCCAAGGGCAAATACCAAACCGACTTCATCAAGCTCAAGGTCCCGGTGATGGGCGAGCTGGCGCTCAAGATGAGCGTCGCCCGGTTCTGCCGGACATTGGGAACCTTGATCAATTCAGGTGTCCCAATGATGCGGAGCCTTGAGATCGTCGCTGAAACGCTGGGCAACCAGGTGTTGACCAATGCAGTGGATCAAACGCGCCTTGCCATCCGGGAAGGGAACAAACTGAGCATGCCGCTGGCCAATTCCGGTCTTTTCCCCGCAATGGTCACCCAGATGATCGACATCGGTGAAGAATCGGGCCGGCTGAGCGAGATGCTCGTCAAGGTGGGCGACTTCTATGACAGCGAGGTTGAACAAACGGTCAAAGGCTTGACTTCGATGATCGAGCCACTGCTCATCATCTTCCTCGGGGTGGTCGTTGGTTTCATCGCCATCTCAGTCATGACGCCGATTTTCAAGCTGGTCAACAGCGTCAAGTAA